From the Pyrenophora tritici-repentis strain M4 chromosome 5, whole genome shotgun sequence genome, the window TGGTGGATGTGAAAGAGGTCGAGTACCCCAAGACCAAGGAGCAGATGCGTAAGGAGAGGCGGCCGGAGAAGGGGTATTATGTTGAGATGAGGGCGGGGGGAGGCGATGGGTGTGTTGGAGTAGGTGGGGTAGGAGGGGGGGAAGGAGAGAGGATGGGAGAGGATGGGAGATGGGGTGGAAGAGGGGAGGATGGGGATAAGTAGGATGAGGTGTGAAGTTTTAGTTTTTTTCTTCACAGGAAAGATATTCAGAGAGGGCGATATCGGAATCAAATGTAAATCAAATGCAAGAATAGTGTATACACAAAACTACTTGATAAGAACTACAAAAGCTACATTGCTACATTCTCAAACAAAAACGCCTCATGCATATACGACCCTTCCCGAAGTCCTCAACCAAAAAGACAGGATACTACATTCTTCTATACATCACGCAAGGTTAAGCAACTCAGCAAAGTTCCGGTGCTTAGTCGAACGGATACAAACCTACCAGCACGACTTTTAAAGCACAGACTTACCTGTAATATATACAACTACACATCACAAGCCTACGGTATCAAGGTACTTACCCTCGTGGCACCATCTGGTGCTTACAACTAAATCAAGTCGGGCGTCGTCAAATCCTGTCGTCAGCATCAAACCCAATCAACAAATCATCATACCAGCCCTCACGTACTGACGCGAATCGCGGGACGCATCTCTCTATTTTCAAACTTGCATTAATGATACAATCTCTAACATACAGAGCTTTCAGGAGCTGTTACTAACCTTTTGCGTGATCCCTAAGATATACGTCTTGAAAACAACCCCCTGACCGCCGTAGGAATCGGCGTGAGAGAGTCGGTGATGATTCCGGTCCATGAACAGCCAACGAGAACGCAGAGAGCCAATTCTGGTTTACTTTACTGCAGTCTCACACCCGCCGTACCCTTCTTCTTGGCCTGGTCGTCAAACGCATTGCCCAGTCCACCGCCGCCACTACGACTAGCCTCGAGCGAACTCTcagccatcttcttcttctcagCAGCAACCTTGTCGAGATGTTTCTTCGTCTTTGTGTTTCCACTGCCCTTGCCGTGGAACTGGTGACTGAGCTGCTTGAAGGCTTCTTTCTGGTTCATCTGGCGGCCGTGCTCGTCGACGTACTTGAGCTCAACGTTGGGTGTGTACTCCTTGTTAAAGAGATCGGCGAGGCGACGGCTCTCTACCATGTCCGCACTGGTGTTGTTCTTGCGGGCCCATTCCTCGCGTTCGCGGGGGGTCATGTTGTTCCAGCGGGCAGAGCCTCGTTCGCGCTCACGAGCAATCTTGCGTTGGCGTTCGGCTTCCGCTTCAGCCTTGAGCTTGTCGGCAAGGAACTTTTGGCGTTCGCGGTAGAGGGTGTTCTTGTCGCTGGCGTCGGACTCCTTGACTAGGCCTCGTTGCTTGAGTAGGGCGAGTGTGGCACCCATACCCTGGTCAATAGTCTTCTCAGCCTCGAGACCAGTCTCGGTAATATCAGCAGAGCGAGCCCGAGATACGCTGCGGTTCCGAGTTTCCTCTGCCTCGGCTGCTTCAGCATAGGATTGGCCCATGTCCACATCACCATCTTCATCAGCGACTCCGATATCACCCATCGACTTGGTTCCCTCGGAGATATGGCTGGACTTCCTACGTTTTCGACGagcttcgtcttcgtcgtctCCACCAGCACCCAAATTCTGTACGAACTCGGTGGTTTCGTCGATGACCAGACCAGCTTCACCGTCTTCGGTAGAATCGAGCACGTCTGGCTGAGGTGTCGTTGCCTCCTCACGTAGTTGCCGTGCCAAGTCCTCGGGTCGTATCTTCTTGCGCTTCTTGAGGGCTTTCTGACGCTGAGCTGCGAGATTTGCCTGAAGATCATCATCGTCTACGAACGACTCGTCAAAGAcctttttcttcttctgctGTGGTGCAGCGGCTTCACCACCATCAACATCCATGCCATCAACTGCAGTTTCCTCGGCAGGGGCCATGGACCAATCTTCTTCATCTGCAATGTGTTCTCGCTTGGActtcttgctcttcttctttttaggcttcttcatcttgacttCTGAAACATCCATGTAGTCGCTGGCGGGCGCGTCTTCCTTGAGTATATCCAAGCTGATAGCCACCTTCTTTGGCCTTGTCGCACCTGCAACTTCTGCTTGCATGTCTTCGACTGTACGCCCCTTACCGTCCAGTGTGAACGCCTTGCCCTTCTTGCCTTCAATCTCCTCGTCGTATTGCCCGAGGATCGACTTCTGGCCACCCTCGTCCATGTCATTGGGATCGTACGCACGCTTTCGCTTCTTGGAATCGAGCCGGTCCTGCAGTCGCTCCTTCTCCCTCAGCGCAACCGCCTCCAgctcgtcttcgtcttcggCATCAACTGCAGTGTCTTTGAGAACAAGAATCTGGTCTTCGTCGTCAAATTGGTCAAGCTCGTGTCCAACTTTGACACCCGCCAGGTCCTTGTCGGTATATTGCATAGCCTCAAGCGCCTGACGCTCACGCTCTTCAAGCTCCTTGCGCATCTGCTCTTCTTTGGCGATCTTCTTCTGACgcttcttgctgctcttcAACCATGCCATATCATCGTCGACATCTTCTTCATCAGCAAGCCCCTTGCCCTCGAGCTTTGCAAAACGCGACGCCTTCTCGCGCTCCTTCTTGATCTTAGCAGCACGCTCTTCACGCCTGAGCTTGGCCAGTCTCTCATCCTCCAACTTCCTCCAGTTGTCCGAGGCGGCCGCCTCGCGCGAGTCGATAGTGCTTGCGGGCTCTGCATCGGGATCGTCGTCAACGTGAGCGGGTTTGAAGTCGAGACCTGAGGGTGCTGCGGGCGCTGCAGATGCACTTCCACCGGGAAGAGCAGACATGCCCATAGACAGGCGAATCTTGTTCGCCTCATCGATAGATAGTTTGTCCCCCATGGCGGATGTGGTCGCGTAGTTCAAAGTTGGATCTGTGAATAAATTGCAGTGGGAAAACCGGAATCGCGACTCAGCGGTGTCGTCGTACCGGAAGTAAGTACTTGAAAAAGTAATGCCAATGTTCTGGCAAGTATCAGCTGCCCAGAGAAGTGAATGCGCCGTGCCGATACAGAGGGTAAAGTTGAATGTATCGTTCGTCGTCTGCCCGTAACCTGCGGGCAACATCGCACCTCCGACCCGCCAAGGCACTAACTCACTAGCGTTCCGAGGATCAACCGGGGCGCATAAAAAAAGTTGCGCGCGCCCTTCTATCGTTTCTCACCATCACGACCTGTGTCAGCATCTCCCGGCCACGTTCTTCGGGGCGTGTGACGGTTGAGATACTGACAGTTCGTCCATCATGGAGCTTTCTTACTCTCAATAGAGTGTTTCGGACGACAGGTGCGAAGAACAACTTTGGCATCTTCCGGCAGCCTGAGCTCACCGCAAGGTTTGAGCTCGGTGTATGGTTGTTTGTCAGGCAGACTGATTCCTGATCCCTTTTGCTAGGCCGTTGGCCTTTGATGCTTGGGACTAACCCAGTCAGCTACATATCATTTTTGATGAATAGCTTTATGTGCTTGCGCGAGTTCTTGATGCCGCGTCAAGAGCGGCTGTGAGACCTGACGAATTTGCGCATCTGCCCTGCTTCAGATATCAGACCATTACAACATCTCGAGCAATGGCGTCATGCGGCGTGCAATGCGCTTATATTCAAGTGATCCGCGTCAAGGAACTGTAAGATGCAACTTGCTGTCCTATACCACTCCAGGTCACATGTTTTCGTGTGTATCGTATGCATGTCTCATAGAATGTATATATAATACAGTATTCCAGCTTCAAGAACGGCAAAGTGCGGTCCAAACGCTATGCAAGTATTTGCTGATTGCTCCATATGCATTCCTTTCGTCCCATATGCCCCAACCTTTGAGATGTCAATCCACTCAATTCTGAGATGGAATCTCTCCCCTTGCCAACTTGAGCAGTTCAGCCTCCCTCCGCTCCTTGGCCAACGTATCCGCCATCAGGATCCTATCCGCCTCCGCTCTCTCCCTAGCCTCCTCTAGCTCTTGCATCCTTGCCTTCTCCTCCTCCGTCGGCTGGACTTCTTCCACACCTCCTAGCTTCTCCATCAATGCAGCTATAATTTCGCTGTCCGTCTGATCTCTCATGTTGATCGTAAATGCGGGTTTTGAGCTGTCGGGAACGAGGGTATTGCGCGCGTTCGGTGTGCCTGACGGCGGCGTCGAGTCGGATTGTTGGGCTGTGGGCGAATTTGTGGTACCAGTAGCAGGCTGTGTTTTGTCGCCCATGTAAACGCTGAGGAGTGAAGGACCATCCGCGTCGCTGTGTCTTGAGACTTCCATCGGAATCGAGGGGTTGTGATACTTCATTTTGGGGAGCATGTTGCGCCAGAATTTTCTATTGGTGGTGTGAGCATGCGATCGTGTCCCTAAGCCATGGCTTCCAATCCCCCGTCTCTAGGTCTTGTAGAAGACGTTCAATTCCTTCCGTGCTGTCTGAGCTATGCGACTGCAGGCGTACCTTGCTCCATGGTGTCCTCCGTAGATCTTTGTGCTCATTTCCATGCTAATCTTCGACACCTCTTTGGGTAATACGATTGCGCCTGGTCCAAATCTTATCCATAGTAACTGCGGGCGCTGCCGTCAGCAATCCCTCTGGTACTTCAAAAATCCGGCTCAATCGTGTATTGCAAGCGGCGCATTCGGAGGTGCCTGCGATGGGATTGAACATACCTTCTGCGGTATTCATTAGCCTGGTGCAATTGCATACATGCACTTCCAGATTGCAATTACATACCCTGTGCAATTTGGTCATGCGCTTTAGTGGGTGCACCATGGCTGCTGTGATATGAGTGCTGAATTTGGGTTGCGGAGTTCAAGAGATTCTTAGCGCAGTCACTTCGTAGGTAGCGCGGCTTCATCTTGGCACATTGTGCGGGACATTTGAGCACTCAATATCACCATCTCAAACATGAAAGATAGACATGTTCATGATTAAATGCATCGAATTTTCTTAACGCCTTTCTAGGTATCTGAGTTACAAAAATCCACAGAACATCCCCAGACATATGCTCTACACCTCTCTTCCAGACAGGCATAGACCTTGACAGAACAAGTCCAATTACAACATGGTGTATATCATAACGGCTCTAAAACCGGTTTATATCATTGCAAGTAGGCATTTCATCCTTCTGACAGCATTCGAAGCCCGTATAGAGCGAACTCGCGTTGATTTACTGGGCTGGGCGTGCGCCTGCGCGTACCTCGGCAGGGGTAGGGCCGGACATGCGCTTGCTCCTACAACAATGTTAGAGTGGGTGGAGAACGGCATGGCGATTGTGCTTACATGAACGATCTGCTGAGGAAAGAAATGACGATCATTGGCATCCACGAGGGCATCTTGGCGAACCAAAACGTGGCATGACCGTAAGGAACAGCCAGGTTGTACTGCTGTAGTGTGCCGTTGAAGGGATGGAAGTGACCAGTGTATGGCTCAACCTTCTCGATCTCGTTGTCGATGATGAGCTTCTTGATTGTCTCGGCCGTGGTAGCAGTGCGGTTCAATGGCAGGTAGCGAGCGGTGGGTACGGGCGCAGACTGGTCAGCCAAGGGCTTGGGAATCTGGAAGTAGTACAGCGATGGCGCGCCGACAGACCACGAGTTGCAAAGGACACCTTCGGTTTCGCAGTCAAGGTACGCGAACTTGGGCGCGTCGGGCATGGCGGCGATGAAGGGAAGAGATGCCTGGGTCAATGTTAACGCACGCGCTGGACTGTATCAATGCTATACGTACGTTCCACGCTTTGGTCACGTTTCCGCAGAGGCCAAAGCATGTGTTGTTGCCACCAGTGGTGAAAACAAGCCAATCCTGAGTCGCGGGAGGGCTGGTCGTGGCATCAACCGTCATGACCTCCTTCCAGTTCTCCAGAGTAATCGGATATTGGATTACTTCGGCAACTTTCTCTGCCACCTTGCTGGTCGCTGTGTCGACCGGCGCCGATGGCATCGACGAGATGGATGCCGACACGGCCGCGGTTGCCTTGTTGAAGAAGCCCTTCACCTTGTCGAGGATGGGGATCTGCTCCTCAGCGACAGCAAGCGCCGGGAGGGTAAGGACGAGACCTGATGAGAATCGCATTTTGGGCGTGTATGAAAAGATATGGTGGTGGACGTGCAATCGTTGGTGGGTTGGTGCGCTTACGCTCTTATGCCTGATGATGCCACAGGGTCCAATTGGAGATGGGCAGAGGTAATGTGGGGGAACGGCAGAGGCAAACCACCAAGATAGCGCACAAAGGAGTGATAGGAAGGAGGATGTTTACCCACGAGAAAGAAACGGGGAGCGTGCGATGAACCCTGATCCAAGACTTGTTAATAATACGAAGAATAGGAGATGAAATGAGAGCTAAAGCATGGGGTCACCTTGCTGAGTACACGGGCGTAATTTCTGAAGCATGGACCAGCAAGCCTCCACCCGTTCGTGAGTTCCGAATCAACCGGACGCACAAGATCGATTTACACGCCTACGGATAGGCTAATGTTTACAGCGCCCTTTGAAGCGGGTCTATGAACCACAAGTCGAGACCCGATTTCCAGTGCTTCGACACGTGATTGTGCGAACAGTGCAAACCTCATTCCATACCAATCTCAGCATCCTCCATCCCCTGTCGTGTCATTTCCAAGCCATCGAAGCTCCAATCAGGACGCGCAATATGGGCAGCCAGTGTAAAGAGGAGGTTCTCGCCGCTCTCAGACGTTGAGAGTTGTCGAACAGGAGTACCTATTAGCATATTCAATCTACGCACACCGAAGCACAAACTTGATCAACATACTTTGGTCATGCAGATGCCGTGACACGTTTACCATCATGGAGGTCCTAGAGTCCGATGTCAGCGAGCTATCGAAAGAGTCACGTCCAAGTTCCGTCGCACATTCATGCTCGGTTACTTGTCTCGAGCTCCGTCTTTTGAGCGCTTTCATCAGGTCTTCTTGGAATGCTTGGTTGGGGTCCGGTGGTGCGTCTGCTTTTGTTTTTGCAGGGCCAGCCGTACTACCCTCTGCGAGTTGAGCGCGTTCTCGTTCTTCGACATCTCGACTGTGTGGCGTTTCGTCGTATACTACTCTTTCTCCGCTGGGGTTCTCACTAGTATCTTTCTTTTTGGAGTTAGTTACTTTGCGTAGCTTGAAACCTCCCTTGATATCACTGAGCAAAGCAACCATGGACACGTGTGTGGGGGGTGGTAGGGGACGATTACCTGGAGGAGGCGATGGAGGAGAAGGAGCTTGCGACATGATCGGAGACGGAGCCCGAGATGTGTCTATTGTTTCCACCAACGAAGCTGTATTGGGATCCAGCGGTTCGATAGGCGACTGACATCTATTCAGTTCAAGTGAGTGTACTGATGGTGAAAGTTCACGTGGTGTATCAGGACGCGCAGGTTCGACAGGAGCCTGCCGTTCATCCAAACTAACTGGACGTGTCGATGGTGATATCTCACGAGGTGGAGGCCCAACAGGACTCTCACCTCTGTCCGAGTTACCAGAAAGTGCCGAGGTTGAAACCTCGCGAGGCGGAGGTTCAACAAAACCCTCGCCTCCATCCAAACTATCTGAACGTGCCGAAGGTGAAGAATTAACAAAACCCTCACCTCCACCCAGTCCAATCGACCGGGCCGAAGGTGAACGCTCAACATGAACAGGAACCGGTTTCCTTCTCGGTCTCTCAGTGTTCATAGGCGCTTGAACACGTACCTCAGGAATAGGAGTACCTCTATCCCTCGGGTCCCCCATTTCCCGCTTATCCACTTCCCGTCGTTCTTTCTCTCGATCTGCAGGTCTTTTCAACTTCTCTGGTCGTCTCTGCTCACTCCTACTCCTCTCCAACCGCCTTCCTCCATCTTTATTTGTAGCTCCCCTCTCCCTCTTCCGCCCCCTGACCTCATCCATCCTCTTCTCCACAAAACTTCTCGTTCGATGTCCCGCCTCATGCTCCGCCTTGATATGCCTATACGTTCTCAAAACATGAGCGCCAAAACCCAGTGCCAAACCGGCCTTGGTTTTGTACTTTGGCAAACTGCCAAAGAGCGTGCCAT encodes:
- a CDS encoding WH2 domain containing protein translates to MVALLSDIKGGFKLRKVTNSKKKDTSENPSGERVVYDETPHSRDVEERERAQLAEGSTAGPAKTKADAPPDPNQAFQEDLMKALKRRSSRQVTEHECATELGRDSFDSSLTSDSRTSMMVNVSRHLHDQSTPVRQLSTSESGENLLFTLAAHIARPDWSFDGLEMTRQGMEDAEIGME
- a CDS encoding mitochondrial 54S ribosomal protein mL61, producing the protein MKYHNPSIPMEVSRHSDADGPSLLSVYMGDKTQPATGTTNSPTAQQSDSTPPSGTPNARNTLVPDSSKPAFTINMRDQTDSEIIAALMEKLGGVEEVQPTEEEKARMQELEEARERAEADRILMADTLAKERREAELLKLARGEIPSQN
- a CDS encoding Tymo-45kd-70kd domain containing protein, with the translated sequence MRFSSGLVLTLPALAVAEEQIPILDKVKGFFNKATAAVSASISSMPSAPVDTATSKVAEKVAEVIQYPITLENWKEVMTVDATTSPPATQDWLVFTTGGNNTCFGLCGNVTKAWNASLPFIAAMPDAPKFAYLDCETEGVLCNSWSVGAPSLYYFQIPKPLADQSAPVPTARYLPLNRTATTAETIKKLIIDNEIEKVEPYTGHFHPFNGTLQQYNLAVPYGHATFWFAKMPSWMPMIVISFLSRSFMSKRMSGPTPAEVRAGARPAQ
- a CDS encoding DNA binding protein SART-1 is translated as MLPAGYGQTTNDTFNFTLCIGTAHSLLWAADTCQNIGITFSSTYFRYDDTAESRFRFSHCNLFTDPTLNYATTSAMGDKLSIDEANKIRLSMGMSALPGGSASAAPAAPSGLDFKPAHVDDDPDAEPASTIDSREAAASDNWRKLEDERLAKLRREERAAKIKKEREKASRFAKLEGKGLADEEDVDDDMAWLKSSKKRQKKIAKEEQMRKELEERERQALEAMQYTDKDLAGVKVGHELDQFDDEDQILVLKDTAVDAEDEDELEAVALREKERLQDRLDSKKRKRAYDPNDMDEGGQKSILGQYDEEIEGKKGKAFTLDGKGRTVEDMQAEVAGATRPKKVAISLDILKEDAPASDYMDVSEVKMKKPKKKKSKKSKREHIADEEDWSMAPAEETAVDGMDVDGGEAAAPQQKKKKVFDESFVDDDDLQANLAAQRQKALKKRKKIRPEDLARQLREEATTPQPDVLDSTEDGEAGLVIDETTEFVQNLGAGGDDEDEARRKRRKSSHISEGTKSMGDIGVADEDGDVDMGQSYAEAAEAEETRNRSVSRARSADITETGLEAEKTIDQGMGATLALLKQRGLVKESDASDKNTLYRERQKFLADKLKAEAEAERQRKIARERERGSARWNNMTPREREEWARKNNTSADMVESRRLADLFNKEYTPNVELKYVDEHGRQMNQKEAFKQLSHQFHGKGSGNTKTKKHLDKVAAEKKKMAESSLEASRSGGGGLGNAFDDQAKKKGTAGVRLQ